A DNA window from Helianthus annuus cultivar XRQ/B chromosome 15, HanXRQr2.0-SUNRISE, whole genome shotgun sequence contains the following coding sequences:
- the LOC110914184 gene encoding uncharacterized protein LOC110914184 — translation MEKALARYGVTHRLSTAYHPQTSGQVENANRGVKRILEKTVGKSRKNWSEKLDDALWAFLTAYRTPLGTTPFMIVYGKACHLPVELEHRALWALKTINLNLTKAARRRFFQIHELEALRDAAYERSWSIKEKTKALHDRRLRGLKEFKVGDKVLLFNSRLKLIAGKLKSRWSGPYVVREVFPYDTVEVYDEVDKGVWKVNGHRLKHYLGGPIDTTEEEEIPLEDPPTFTDQ, via the coding sequence ATGGAAAAGGCACTTGCACGCTACGGTGTCACTCATCGTCTTTCCACCGCGTACCACCCGCAAACTAGTGGCCAAGTAGAGAATGCTAACCGAGGGGTGAAGAGAATCCTAGAGAAAACGGTAGGTAAAAGTAGAAAGAATTGGTCGGAAAAGCTTGACGACGCTTTGTGGGCTTTCCTCACCGCCTATAGGACACCGTTAGGAACAACACCCTTTATGATTGTGTATGGCAAAGCTTGCCATCTTCCGGTAGAGTTAGAGCATAGAGCTTTGTGGGCATTGAAAACCATTAATCTCAACCTTACCAAGGCCGCTAGACGGAGGTTCTTCCAAATTCACGAGTTGGAAGCATTAAGGGATGCCGCCTATGAACGATCTTGGAGTATCAAGGAAAAAACTAAGGCGTTGCATGATAGGAGGTTGCGAGGCTTGAAAGAGTTtaaggtaggtgataaagtgctTTTGTTCAATTCGAGGTTGAAATTGATAGCAGGGAAATTGAAATCAAGATGGAGTGGACCGTATGTGGTGAGAGAAGTGTTTCCGTACGACACGGTTGAAGTATACGACGAAGTTGACAAAGGAGTATGGAAGGTAAACGGTCATAGATTGAAACATTACTTGGGAGGTCCTATTGATACCACCGAGGAGGAAGAAATTCCTCTAGAGGACCCGCCCACCTTCACCGACCAGTGA